The following are from one region of the Luteitalea sp. genome:
- a CDS encoding AAA domain-containing protein, giving the protein MAARCSDWVAVAERVARVDSTILITGESGVGKERLARFIHRRSPRAPGPFIPVNCGALPETLFESELFGHARGAFSGALQDRPGLFEAADKGTLLLDEVGELPLGMQVKLLRVLHDREVRRVGENRQRKVHVRLIAATNRSLAEDVADRRFRRDLYYRLKVVKLYVPPLRERPEELRGLAETFLERIALEMGRPVPRYTPAALDRILQYAWPGNVRELENAVERACVLATDNVIDVGDLPDEVRLARPLPSMPQRLRPLRDVERDYILAALEQNGGNKTQTAQQLRVAPATLFRKLKRYAADR; this is encoded by the coding sequence ATGGCGGCGCGATGCAGCGACTGGGTCGCCGTCGCGGAGCGTGTGGCACGGGTCGACTCGACAATCCTCATCACCGGCGAGAGTGGCGTAGGCAAGGAACGACTCGCACGCTTCATTCATCGCAGGTCGCCCCGCGCGCCCGGTCCATTCATTCCGGTGAACTGTGGAGCGTTGCCCGAGACATTGTTCGAGAGCGAGCTCTTTGGGCACGCTCGCGGTGCGTTCAGCGGTGCGCTTCAGGACCGTCCCGGACTCTTCGAGGCTGCGGACAAGGGCACACTGCTGCTCGATGAGGTCGGTGAGCTGCCGCTAGGCATGCAGGTGAAGCTCCTCCGTGTGCTCCACGACCGCGAAGTTCGTCGAGTTGGCGAGAATCGCCAGCGTAAGGTGCACGTTCGACTCATCGCAGCCACGAATCGGAGCCTGGCCGAGGACGTCGCGGACCGCCGGTTCAGGCGGGATCTCTACTATCGGCTCAAGGTGGTGAAGCTGTACGTGCCGCCGTTGCGGGAGCGTCCCGAGGAACTTCGGGGTCTTGCCGAGACGTTCCTTGAGCGAATCGCTCTTGAGATGGGACGGCCGGTTCCCCGCTACACGCCAGCAGCGCTCGATCGAATCCTCCAATACGCGTGGCCGGGAAACGTCAGGGAGCTCGAGAACGCCGTGGAACGCGCGTGCGTCCTTGCCACGGACAACGTGATCGACGTTGGCGATCTCCCTGATGAGGTACGATTGGCGCGCCCACTTCCAAGCATGCCGCAGCGCCTGCGCCCGCTGCGAGACGTCGAGCGCGACTACATCCTCGCGGCTCTCGAACAGAACGGCGGCAACAAGACGCAGACGGCCCAACAGCTTCGCGTTGCTCCAGCGACGCTCTTTCGGAAGCTGAAGCGTTACGCCGCCGATCGCTGA